A window from Cryptomeria japonica chromosome 1, Sugi_1.0, whole genome shotgun sequence encodes these proteins:
- the LOC131062479 gene encoding 3-dehydrosphinganine reductase TSC10A produces MRIGLKTSSSWLQSLEGKHVLITGGSTGIGLAIAKEALSQGAFVTLLARSSSKLEKAEQNLAKNGDTKHKILTKVADVGVYETLAKAIKEAFEWRAVDVLVCNAGDAKTALLDESRIEDLHAIIQTNLTGVVNTVHVGIPLMKQRSPKTPMSIVLMNSQSGMYPVYGNSVYTATKYGLKGLGETLKLELMPHNIRISIVFPGYVETPMLDYCGAEDNRDLFELSKIINFYDRSKADTAEHVAKYTLEATKNGTFLVTSQFSGLMLSTFSRGSMPAESFGRALLELILYIPGRLFSFIAAAYIYYLIKHRNHKK; encoded by the exons ATGAGGATCGGtttgaagacttcatcatcatgGCTGCAATCTCTGGAGGGCAAGCATGTCCTCATAACAGGTGGATCAACTGGGATTGGTCTTGCCATTGCCAAAGAGGCTCTCTCTCAAGGAGCTTTCGTTACCCTTTTAGCCAGAAGCTCCTCTAAATTGGAGAAAGCAGAACAAAATCTTGCCAAAAATGGTGATACCAAACATAAAATATTAACCAAG gTTGCAGATGTGGGTGTGTATGAAACTTTGGCAAAGGCAATAAAGGAAGCTTTTGAATGGAGGGCTGTTGATGTGCTGGTTTGCAATGCAGGTGATGCAAAAACTGCACTTCTGGATGAGAGCAGAATTGAAGATCTGCATGCCATCATTCAGACTAACTTGACAGGGGTTGTCAACACTGTGCATGTTGGGATTCCATTGATGAAGCAGAGGAGTCCCAAAACACCCATGTCAATTGTTCTCATGAATTCTCAGTCAGGAATG TATCCTGTGTACGGGAATTCTGTGTATACTGCAACCAAATATGGTCTAAAAGGACTCGGGGAAACTCTCAAGCTTGAATTGATGCCTCACAACATCCGAATAAGCATAGTCTTTCCAGGTTATGTGGAAACCCCCATGCTTGATTACT GTGGTGCGGAAGATAACAGAGATCTCTTTGAGTTAAGTAAGATCATAAACTTTTATGATCGAAGTAAAGCAGACACAGCTGAGCATGTTGCAAAATATACATTAGAAGCAACAAAGAATGGTACTTTTCTTGTCACAAGCCAATTCAGTGGTCTTATGTTATCCACATTCTCTCGTGGATCTATGCCTGCAGAATCATTTGGAAGGGCCTTGCTTGAATTGATATTATATATTCCTGGTAGACTCTTCAGTTTCATTGCGGCTGCTTATATCTATTATCTTATAAAGCATAGAAATCATAAGAAATGA